The following nucleotide sequence is from Devosia salina.
GACCGGCCGGCTTTCCTCACCGCATTTGCCGACGCTGCCGAGGATGGGCGCAGCCGTACTATCGAGGTGCGCCTGCGCCAGGACGATCCCCGCGCCGGCAGCAACGTCCCCAGCTTCGTCTGGGTCGAAATGCAGCTCTCGCCCATCGTCGAGGACGAGGCCCGCGGCCCGCGCCACGAGGTGATTGCCCTGGTGCGCGACATTTCCGCCCGCAAGGACGCCGAGGCGGCCATGGCCGAGGCGCGCCGGGTCGCCGAGGATGCGTCCAACGCCAAGTCGCGTTTCCTTGCCACGATCGGGCATGAGTTGCGCACGCCGCTCAATGCCGTGGTGGGCTTTTCGGAAATGATGACCAGCGGCATCGGCGGCGAGCTCTCGCCAACGCACAAGGAATATGCTGGCCTTATCCAGCAGAGCGGCAAGCACCTGCTCGAAGTGGTGGGCATGCTGCTCGACATGTCCCGCATCGAGGCAGGCAAGTTTGAAATCCAGGCCGAATCCATGGATCCCGCGCAGATCGTGCCGGCATGCCTCTCCATGGTCGATTCGCTGGCGCAGGAGCGCGACATCCGGCTGGTGCCGGAGATCGAGCCCGACTTGCCGGTCATGACGGCCGATGAGCGCGTTTGCCGGCAGATCATGATCAACCTGCTCTCCAATGCCATCAAGTTCAGCCATGATGGCGGCGTCGTGACGGCCAGCGTCAAGCGGCAGGGACAGTCGATCAATTTCTCGGTGCGCGACCGCGGCATCGGCATGGCGCCTGCGGCCATGGCGCGAATCGGTGAACCCTTCTTCCAGGTCCAGGACGGGCTGAGCCGCAAATATGAAGGGACGGGACTGGGGCTGTCGATCGTCAAGGGGCTGGTCGAGCTCCATGGCGGCACGCTGCGCGCCATGTCGGAGATCGGGGCGGGGACAACCATCACCGTTTTGCTGCCCATAAACGGTCCGGCAACCAAACCGGGCGAAACTGCCGACATTCTGCCCCTCTATCGCGAGCCCGCTCCCGCAGCCCCGGTTTCATGGCCAAACGAAAAAAGAAAAGCGCAATGACGGCTTCGACCCTCACCCAGCTGCCGCTGATGGCCGGCAGCGCCCTGCTCGGCAGCCTCGGCCGTGCGGGGCTTTGGACCTTTTCGCGCTATATGCGCGCGCCCCTGGCGTCCACGGGCCTCTTGGCCATGGTGACCATGACGGCGCTCGCCGGCAGCAATGCGCTGTTCTTCCAGACCGCCGAACATCCCTCGCCCTTCTTTGTCGCCCCGCGCGACCATGTCGCCGCGCTACCGACCCCGGTGGTGGAGCGTCCCGCGACGGAGCCGGCCGCCGTTAGGACCTTGCCCGAAGTCCCCGCAGCGCCCGTGAGCAGCGCCGAAACCACGGGCAGCGTTGCCGCCCCCGCAGCGCCAGTGGTGCCCGATGCGCCGGTGGGAAATGCGCAGATGTTCGCGGTGCAGAAGAAGCTGCTCGAACTGCAGCTGTTTTCCGGCAAGGTGGATGGCTATTACGGCCCCAAGACAGCCGAAGCGATCCGCGCCTTCGAGATGCGCAATGGCATGACGCCGACCGGGGCCAATGACCCCGCCGTCATCGAAGCCATTCTGGGCTCTGACGCAGCCGGCCGCACCACAACGCCTGTCGCCCAGCAGCCCCAGGCGGCCGCTGCCCCCGCGCCGGTCGTTCAGGCTCAGCCCGTCCAGCAGGTGGCCGTGGCCGCATCGGCCCCGGTCGCAGCGCAGCCGCAACCGGTCCAGCAGGACCGGGTGGTGGCGCGGCTGCCCGAGCTGTCGCCGGCCGAGCAGGTCTTTGACGACGTGGCGCAGTCGGCCGCCAATACGATCGACTCGATCATTGCAGCGGTGGACGGATCGCGCGGCACGGCGCCGGCCTCGTCCAGCCCACCAGTGCCCGGCGCCTCGCTGCCCTCCCTGACGGCGCAGACCCAGCCCATGCCGGCGCCGGTCCAGCCCGCTGTGGCCGCGCAGCCGCCGCAAGCCGTGCAACTGGCCAGCGCTGCGAGCGCCGCTGTTCCCGCCAGCGTGCCACCGGCCACCGACGCCGCGCTGGTGGCGCAGATCCAGACGGGCCTTGCCAGTCTTGGTTTCTTCCGGGGGCCGATCGATGGCAAGCCGGGTCCCGAAACGTCGCGGGCGATCCGCGAATTCGAGAATTTCCATCGCTACAAGATGACCGGGCAGGTGCAGCCCGACCTCGTCGAACTGCTGGTCAAGGCCGGCGCTACGATCTGACGTGGCGAGCCTGCGCAGCGATTTGTGGTGCATGGCCTTCGTGCGGCGCCACAATGACATGGGCAATATGTGCGTCGTGGCGCGCCGCGGCGACCCCATAGCGGGGCAGGTATTCATCGAGGTCGATCATCTCGACGGCACGCGCTCGCTCTATACGCCGGCGCCGGTCGTCAGCCGGGGCGACGAAGTCGGGCCGGTGTTCCAGCGTCGCTTTGCGCGCGTGGAGCCAGACAAGGTGCGCGAGCGCATCGCCCGCGAGATCGACTTCGATCCGGACCTATGGGTGCTGAGCATCGACATGCGCGGCGACGATCTCGACATCGATCTGATCAAGGACGATCGGCCATAGAAAAAGCCCCCGAACCTGGTTCGGGGGCCTTTTGTCTGGGACATCACCGATCGGTCACCCGGCGCGGCGGACACCGATCTTGGCGAGGGCTTCGATGGCCTGCTCGACCACCGGATTGTGGGCGGGGCCGATGGCGGCGGTGCGCTTGCTCGGCTGGGTAAAGGGCTGGTGCTGCGGCTTGGAAAGCTCGAGCAGGTTCACCTCGCCGCGCCAGGCACTCATCAGATAGGCCATGGATTCGGACGATACGGCGCCGAACAGGGTGGCGAAATCGGCCAGGGCACGGGAGCGCTCGCTGTCATGGCTGGTGGCATGGATCAACACCTTGAGCCCGTCATAGGCGGTGGCGCCAAAGGCACGCAGGATGACAAAGAGCGAGGCGCCGGTCACGTCGTGAGCGATCTGCCCGCAGCGAACTTCGTCGAGCCCCGTAATCTGGGCCAGCAGCCGGGTGACCTCGGGGCGGCGGTTCTCCGAGAAGAGCTTCATCAGCGCCTTGGTGAGTTCGCCGCTGGCGACCGACAGCTGCTCGATGGTGCGCGAGATGGGCGCCGTCGGGGTGGTGCGATTGGCAAAGGCCTGGATGACCTTGACGCGGTGGGCGTCGGACAGGTCGAAAAAGGCGGGGGCCAGGAGAGCCGCGTCGAAATCGTCACGGCGACCGAGCGCCTCGGCGACGAGATGGTCCATCTGGGCCGAGCGGGCCAGCGCGCTGAGATAGGCGCCGCGCGGGGTAATGTGCCCATTGGCTGCCAGCGCGCGATAAACCTTGCGCGAGTTCATCTGGAAGAGCTTGGCCAGGACGACATTGGAAAGGTCGGAACGGCTGGCCAGCGTGGCGCTGGCAGGCACGTCGTAACGGGCAATGATGTCGAGCATGGTCTGGTCGGACAATTCGGCAGCCCCTTCGAGGAAGGGGATGAGGTCTTCACCGATATTGTCGACGACCAGGCGTTCCAGCGCCGGCGACAGCACTTCGGCGCGGCCCAGTATGGCGGCGCCCTTGGCCCGCGCCTGCGGGCCGGCAGTGGGGAACAGCCGGGCCGCCAGCGTCTCGAACTGTTCCATTTCGGGAACAGTCGGCTTGCCGCGTCGCGCATAGGCGTCGCAGGCCGCGATCAGGAGGGTGTTGGTGCGATCTACACCACCCGTTTCGATCAGCAGCTGAAAGGTCTCGTAGGGCTGAAATCCAAGCATTTCCGGCGGAACCATCGACTCGTTTTTTGCATCGAATTTGATGCGAGACCGACTCTTGCCGTCAATTCGTTAGCAGACTGTTAACCTTGACGATCTCTTAATGGCAGACAGCGCGAGGGGCGTCGCGCCGGGACGAAGTTAACTGAACTCGCTGCCCCCATTAGGGACGGGGGAGCGGCGCATAGAGGAGGCTGGCTTGGGAAAGCTGCTGAAGTTCGAGGGGCGGAAGAAATCCGCCAGTGCTGGGACGCAAGTCCCCGGCGACGCCCAGATCCTGATATTTACCGGGGTGCGTTATGAACGCGG
It contains:
- a CDS encoding peptidoglycan-binding protein, with the translated sequence MTASTLTQLPLMAGSALLGSLGRAGLWTFSRYMRAPLASTGLLAMVTMTALAGSNALFFQTAEHPSPFFVAPRDHVAALPTPVVERPATEPAAVRTLPEVPAAPVSSAETTGSVAAPAAPVVPDAPVGNAQMFAVQKKLLELQLFSGKVDGYYGPKTAEAIRAFEMRNGMTPTGANDPAVIEAILGSDAAGRTTTPVAQQPQAAAAPAPVVQAQPVQQVAVAASAPVAAQPQPVQQDRVVARLPELSPAEQVFDDVAQSAANTIDSIIAAVDGSRGTAPASSSPPVPGASLPSLTAQTQPMPAPVQPAVAAQPPQAVQLASAASAAVPASVPPATDAALVAQIQTGLASLGFFRGPIDGKPGPETSRAIREFENFHRYKMTGQVQPDLVELLVKAGATI
- a CDS encoding PAS domain-containing sensor histidine kinase, whose translation is MRSFKLFGASKAGDPAGAGVGNRPEMLRRKTIANNARILVAAAGLSMFPAIYALLVGAPLPFLLASLILAGGLVSLAMHQRGLVEFAVATQVATLMAVGMVLTLADPRLGDAGLAVAVQGPVLAALVARTVLRRLSWLALVPVSLLGLVASLLGLPATPVAEPFLLASSALGFIMAFAVVAHSAHRINAAYEVHDKAQISAYRHLIEHVQDAVLRFSPEGAILLASRSSEALFGCPRYQIAGAKLSDRLHVMDRPAFLTAFADAAEDGRSRTIEVRLRQDDPRAGSNVPSFVWVEMQLSPIVEDEARGPRHEVIALVRDISARKDAEAAMAEARRVAEDASNAKSRFLATIGHELRTPLNAVVGFSEMMTSGIGGELSPTHKEYAGLIQQSGKHLLEVVGMLLDMSRIEAGKFEIQAESMDPAQIVPACLSMVDSLAQERDIRLVPEIEPDLPVMTADERVCRQIMINLLSNAIKFSHDGGVVTASVKRQGQSINFSVRDRGIGMAPAAMARIGEPFFQVQDGLSRKYEGTGLGLSIVKGLVELHGGTLRAMSEIGAGTTITVLLPINGPATKPGETADILPLYREPAPAAPVSWPNEKRKAQ
- a CDS encoding DUF1491 family protein; this translates as MASLRSDLWCMAFVRRHNDMGNMCVVARRGDPIAGQVFIEVDHLDGTRSLYTPAPVVSRGDEVGPVFQRRFARVEPDKVRERIAREIDFDPDLWVLSIDMRGDDLDIDLIKDDRP
- a CDS encoding DUF2336 domain-containing protein encodes the protein MLGFQPYETFQLLIETGGVDRTNTLLIAACDAYARRGKPTVPEMEQFETLAARLFPTAGPQARAKGAAILGRAEVLSPALERLVVDNIGEDLIPFLEGAAELSDQTMLDIIARYDVPASATLASRSDLSNVVLAKLFQMNSRKVYRALAANGHITPRGAYLSALARSAQMDHLVAEALGRRDDFDAALLAPAFFDLSDAHRVKVIQAFANRTTPTAPISRTIEQLSVASGELTKALMKLFSENRRPEVTRLLAQITGLDEVRCGQIAHDVTGASLFVILRAFGATAYDGLKVLIHATSHDSERSRALADFATLFGAVSSESMAYLMSAWRGEVNLLELSKPQHQPFTQPSKRTAAIGPAHNPVVEQAIEALAKIGVRRAG